One Spiroplasma endosymbiont of Nebria brevicollis DNA window includes the following coding sequences:
- a CDS encoding DEAD/DEAH box helicase: MSFQQFNLQPWLIDNLQKEKIITPTQVQTEIIPLALNNQNLIIQSPTGSGKTHTFLIPILNKCDTTIKTTQAVIIAPTRELAQQTFNFCKALMKDQDITIACLVGGKDINRQSNNLIHNQPQIVIGTPTRLKKLYELNMLAITTTKILVIDECDMLFEMGFMDDLDFLISKMHQQVQIMTFSATILPQLASWLKKYMTNTTTITIANQAQQIRHVFINLHHQDVKKQLPSLLSMFEPYLCLIFVNNKDEIKTIGDILIKLDKKVAILHGGLPARERTQTFKRIKNFDYQYVICSDIAARGIDIEGVSHVISLQLPTNNMEYYFHRAGRTGRGKYSGISYVFYDKSDNSALHKLKNLHVPLEYYKIKDNKLVAEITSETIVRKGKKNQPNKAEQYIINKFKANKKVTPGYKKKLNRDLEAVKKATRRQHIKASIKKIKKTEAIARRKKLFEESK, from the coding sequence ATGTCATTTCAACAATTCAATTTACAACCATGATTAATTGATAATTTACAAAAAGAAAAAATTATCACCCCCACACAAGTACAAACAGAAATTATTCCACTTGCACTAAATAATCAAAACTTAATTATTCAAAGTCCAACTGGAAGTGGTAAAACCCACACTTTTTTAATTCCGATTTTAAATAAATGTGATACTACCATTAAAACTACCCAAGCGGTTATTATTGCCCCAACCAGAGAACTTGCCCAACAAACATTTAACTTTTGTAAAGCGTTAATGAAAGACCAAGATATTACTATTGCGTGTTTAGTTGGCGGAAAAGATATTAACCGTCAAAGTAATAATTTAATACATAATCAACCTCAAATTGTTATTGGTACGCCAACTAGATTAAAAAAATTATATGAATTAAATATGTTAGCAATTACTACTACTAAGATTTTAGTAATTGATGAATGTGATATGCTCTTTGAAATGGGTTTCATGGATGATTTAGACTTTTTAATTTCTAAAATGCACCAACAAGTACAAATCATGACTTTTTCAGCAACGATTTTACCACAACTTGCTAGTTGATTAAAAAAATATATGACTAATACAACAACGATTACTATTGCCAATCAAGCTCAACAAATTCGTCATGTTTTTATTAATCTTCACCATCAAGATGTTAAAAAACAATTACCATCTTTACTGTCGATGTTTGAGCCATATTTATGCTTAATCTTTGTTAACAATAAAGATGAAATTAAGACCATTGGTGATATTTTAATTAAACTAGATAAAAAAGTAGCAATCTTACATGGTGGATTACCAGCCCGTGAACGAACACAAACTTTTAAGCGTATTAAAAACTTTGATTATCAATACGTTATTTGTTCTGACATTGCTGCCAGAGGAATTGATATTGAAGGAGTATCACATGTTATTTCTTTACAATTACCAACTAATAATATGGAGTACTATTTTCACCGTGCTGGAAGAACTGGACGTGGTAAATACTCTGGTATTTCTTATGTCTTTTATGACAAAAGTGATAACTCCGCGCTCCATAAATTAAAAAACTTACATGTTCCTTTAGAATATTATAAAATTAAAGATAATAAATTAGTAGCAGAAATTACTAGTGAAACTATTGTTCGCAAAGGTAAAAAAAATCAACCTAACAAAGCAGAACAATACATTATTAATAAATTTAAAGCTAACAAAAAAGTCACGCCTGGCTACAAGAAAAAATTAAACCGTGATTTAGAAGCAGTTAAAAAAGCAACTAGACGCCAGCACATTAAAGCATCAATTAAAAAAATCAAAAAAACGGAAGCTATTGCCCGTAGAAAAAAATTATTTGAAGAATCTAAATAA
- a CDS encoding nicotinate-nucleotide adenylyltransferase has translation MKKIGILGGTFDPFHNQHLNIIKTAYQKLQLDEVWILPTNQNPLKDSVSATSEQRVAMINLVIKDYPWLKLNEYELTNSEPSCTINTVTYFTNTYCDYKFYFIIGSDNLYTLNQWQGIDQLINLVKIVVVNRPHFRKTLDLMKKYQCRNLVVSPSSDISSAKIRSGEVINQLDSRVNNYINNNLLYNNTRLQFNLDEKRTQHCLNVGEMARKLAIHYNINPIHAQIAGNYHDLCKQWSKGKMTRYLTKHNKDILQEPFPVWHGYVAALYLKNHYLVTNEAIILAIAKHTMGAIMMTKLDLIVLLADKISIERTSPYVEQLRTLAFKDLTLAFKFYLKTLKTNLEAKHQPLNKNFLTIYESWITKE, from the coding sequence ATGAAAAAAATTGGTATTTTGGGTGGTACCTTTGACCCGTTTCACAATCAGCATTTAAATATTATCAAAACTGCTTATCAAAAACTGCAATTAGATGAAGTATGAATTTTACCAACCAACCAAAATCCCTTAAAAGATAGTGTTAGTGCAACTAGTGAACAACGAGTAGCAATGATTAACTTAGTCATTAAAGATTATCCATGATTAAAACTTAACGAATATGAATTGACAAATAGTGAACCTAGTTGTACTATTAATACCGTTACTTATTTTACTAACACTTATTGTGACTATAAATTCTATTTTATCATTGGTTCTGATAATTTATACACTTTAAACCAGTGGCAAGGCATTGACCAATTAATTAATTTAGTAAAAATTGTTGTTGTTAATCGCCCCCATTTTCGGAAAACGTTAGATTTAATGAAAAAATATCAATGTCGTAACTTAGTTGTCAGTCCAAGTAGTGACATTAGTTCTGCCAAAATCAGAAGTGGCGAAGTCATAAATCAACTTGATAGTAGGGTAAATAATTATATTAATAATAATTTATTATACAATAATACTAGGTTGCAATTTAATTTAGATGAGAAACGAACACAACATTGTCTTAATGTTGGTGAAATGGCACGAAAATTGGCTATTCACTATAATATTAATCCTATTCATGCCCAAATTGCTGGTAATTATCATGATCTTTGTAAACAGTGAAGTAAAGGCAAAATGACAAGGTATTTAACGAAACATAATAAAGATATCCTACAAGAACCGTTTCCAGTTTGACACGGTTATGTAGCAGCATTATATTTAAAAAACCATTATCTAGTCACTAATGAGGCAATCATTCTCGCGATTGCTAAACATACTATGGGTGCTATTATGATGACAAAATTAGATTTAATAGTGTTATTAGCTGATAAAATTTCTATCGAACGAACATCACCTTATGTCGAACAATTACGAACACTGGCATTTAAAGATTTAACTTTAGCCTTTAAATTTTATTTAAAAACCTTAAAAACCAATTTGGAAGCAAAACATCAACCACTAAATAAAAACTTTTTAACAATTTATGAATCATGAATCACTAAGGAGTAA
- a CDS encoding ankyrin repeat domain-containing protein has translation MTLLELGADVYGPSPQEGSRLELALRNNYLTLAKELMERGFDVNFADKNQETALHKMCSNGTDEKILFLLEHGADVKCKNAEGKTPLEIYRASDNCSQAVIAKFEKQANELQKLSEIKVDRLEEISVNEFSINSPSTSSNCDYNQKQTNKLSNKK, from the coding sequence ATGACACTACTAGAATTAGGAGCAGACGTATACGGGCCAAGTCCACAGGAAGGTTCACGATTGGAGTTGGCTTTACGTAATAACTATTTAACATTAGCAAAGGAATTAATGGAAAGAGGATTTGATGTTAATTTTGCCGACAAAAACCAAGAAACTGCTTTGCATAAAATGTGTTCTAACGGAACTGATGAAAAAATTTTATTTTTACTTGAGCATGGAGCTGATGTTAAATGTAAAAATGCAGAAGGTAAGACACCATTAGAAATTTATCGTGCTAGCGATAATTGTTCACAAGCAGTAATAGCAAAATTTGAAAAGCAAGCAAATGAATTACAAAAACTATCGGAAATTAAAGTTGATAGATTAGAAGAAATAAGCGTTAATGAATTTTCAATAAATAGTCCATCTACATCATCTAATTGTGATTATAATCAAAAACAAACAAATAAACTTAGTAATAAAAAATAA
- a CDS encoding deoxyribonuclease IV: MEAKDLIIGCHVAMKAPKYLLNSLQEALSYGANAFMIYTGAPQNTIRKPTKDLFITEFQQTLKTNNISIDNVIVHAPYIINLGNSVKPSTFQLAVDFLRTEIIRCQDIGIKTLVLHPGAAVGALPQVALDQIVKGLDAACLPNQTLKIALETMSGKGSEVGINFEQLQYIINNVKQPNLIGVCWDTCHLSDAGYDLNNNLDEVINEFDHLIGLEKLFVMHINDSKNPLGSRKDRHANLGMGYLGFETLVNIIYHPKLINKIKILETPWINDQSPYLHEIKMIRTKQYNKDILLALGEK; this comes from the coding sequence ATGGAAGCAAAAGATTTAATTATTGGTTGCCATGTCGCAATGAAAGCACCTAAATATTTACTCAATTCACTCCAAGAAGCACTTAGTTATGGTGCCAATGCTTTTATGATTTATACAGGGGCACCACAAAATACCATTCGTAAACCAACCAAAGATTTATTCATTACTGAATTTCAACAAACGTTAAAAACTAATAATATTAGTATTGACAATGTTATTGTTCATGCCCCATATATTATTAACTTAGGTAATAGTGTCAAACCTAGTACTTTTCAATTGGCAGTTGATTTTTTACGTACCGAGATTATACGTTGCCAAGACATTGGTATTAAAACCTTAGTTTTACATCCAGGCGCTGCTGTGGGAGCACTACCCCAAGTTGCTTTAGATCAAATTGTGAAAGGACTAGACGCTGCTTGTTTACCTAATCAAACTTTAAAGATTGCTTTAGAAACGATGTCAGGTAAAGGTAGCGAAGTAGGAATTAATTTTGAACAATTACAATATATTATTAATAATGTTAAACAACCTAACTTAATTGGTGTTTGTTGAGACACTTGTCATTTATCTGATGCTGGTTATGATTTAAATAATAATTTAGATGAAGTTATAAATGAGTTTGATCATCTAATTGGTTTAGAAAAATTATTTGTTATGCACATTAATGACTCTAAAAACCCACTTGGTAGTCGTAAAGACCGACATGCCAATTTAGGAATGGGTTATTTAGGTTTTGAAACTTTAGTTAATATCATTTATCATCCTAAGTTAATTAACAAAATTAAGATTTTAGAAACGCCCTGAATTAATGACCAATCACCATACTTACATGAAATCAAAATGATTAGAACTAAACAATATAATAAAGACATCTTATTAGCATTAGGGGAAAAATAA